CTCACTACACCATCCAATCCAACGGGAGCGGTCTACTCAAAAGAGGAGCTAGAAGCCCTTGCAACAGTACTTGAAGGAACGAATGTATATGTAGCAAGTGACGAAATGTATGAAAAGCTTGTTTATGATAATCTTGCATTTACAAGTGCGGCATCAATTAGTGAAGATATGCACAAAAGAACGATAACGATCAATGGCCTCAGTAAGTCAGCAGCGATGACTGGCTGGAGATTTGGCTATCTCGCTTCAACCAATACGGAGCTTATAAAAGCAATGAAGAAACTACAAAGCCAAAGTACTTCCAACATCTGCTCCATTACGCAAAAAGCTGCCATTCCTGGACTTGATGGTACGATCGATGATGAAATCGAGATGATGCGAAAAGCCTTTGAGCAAAGAAGAGACGAAGCGGTACAACTTCTCAATGACATAGATGGTCTTTCCGTTTTAAAACCACAAGGGGCATTCTATCTGTTTGTCAACCATAGTGCCGTAGAACAAGATAGCATGAAATTTGCCAAAGATCTTCTCGAAAAAGAGGGCGTTGCCGTCGTGCCTGGCATCGGGTTTGGGAGTGAAGGTTATTTTCGATTCAGTTTCGCAACCGATATCGATACAATTCGAGAAGGAATTCAGCGCATCAAAAATTTTGTCTCCAACTATTAAGGGCTCTTTGGCCCTTGTAAAGGCCAACCATGTATGTAGAGCATTTTTTTACACTCTCCTCTCAAACGAAAGAGCTTCTGCAAAACACACCCTATCAGTTTGGATTTGGACTACTGGGAGAAGTGAC
This region of Nitratiruptor sp. YY08-10 genomic DNA includes:
- a CDS encoding pyridoxal phosphate-dependent aminotransferase; this translates as MLSHRINQLSESLTMAITALAKELKANGKDVLSFSAGEPDFDTPKAVKEAAINAIKEGFTKYTAVDGIPELKAAIVDKLKRDNNLTYKPEHIIVSNGAKQSLFNLTQALIDEGDEVVIPSPYWVTYPELVKYAGGKPVIIETDEKTGFKITPEQLQEAITPKTKLLILTTPSNPTGAVYSKEELEALATVLEGTNVYVASDEMYEKLVYDNLAFTSAASISEDMHKRTITINGLSKSAAMTGWRFGYLASTNTELIKAMKKLQSQSTSNICSITQKAAIPGLDGTIDDEIEMMRKAFEQRRDEAVQLLNDIDGLSVLKPQGAFYLFVNHSAVEQDSMKFAKDLLEKEGVAVVPGIGFGSEGYFRFSFATDIDTIREGIQRIKNFVSNY